In Chitinophaga sp. HK235, a single window of DNA contains:
- the rbfA gene encoding 30S ribosome-binding factor RbfA, whose amino-acid sequence MQETKRQKQIGQLIQEELSDVFQRMGFNVVEGGMISIAAVKMTPDLLEAKVYLSMFQIKSPEDMLERIKERMGEIKKALGLRVGKQLRRMPELTFFLDDTLDYVFKMEELFKKIKEDDSHIKGDNK is encoded by the coding sequence ATGCAGGAAACTAAAAGGCAAAAGCAAATTGGACAATTAATACAGGAGGAACTGAGCGATGTGTTTCAGCGGATGGGGTTTAACGTGGTAGAGGGTGGAATGATTTCCATTGCTGCTGTGAAAATGACGCCTGACCTGCTGGAGGCTAAGGTTTACCTGAGCATGTTCCAGATAAAGTCTCCGGAAGACATGCTGGAACGTATAAAAGAGAGAATGGGCGAAATTAAAAAGGCCCTTGGGTTAAGAGTGGGCAAACAACTTCGTCGTATGCCTGAGCTGACTTTTTTCCTCGATGATACGCTGGATTATGTGTTTAAGATGGAAGAGCTCTTTAAGAAAATCAAGGAAGACGATTCCCATATCAAAGGGGATAATAAGTAA
- a CDS encoding FtsX-like permease family protein, with product MVWQFASRYFRAKKSTNAINIIAWVSVAAIAIGTGALIVILSVFNGFEGLVKSLYSSFYPAIKVAPATGKTILLSPAQLQAIGRTPGVAGYSEVVEEKAVLRYGDEPTIAILKGVDSNYNIVTDVKSNIVRGRFDIGDETAYRAVMGLELEGALGVDVVHSLAPVTVYVPRRKVNAFVTPEDALNNGVLYPVGTFAIQQEFNSKYVITHIDFLRKLLEMAPNEMSALEVAASPGTDQNLLKKRLQQLLGGQYKVQTRYEQNQSLYAIMQTEKWAVYVILSFIMIIAAFNMIGSLYMLVIEKEKDITILKAMGARKSLVMRIFLAEGLIIAGIGTLLGFVLGGGFCLIQQHFGIIKLEGTSFLVDAYPVSMHLADFGLVFITILVIGLAASWYPARRAAEEAITLKAT from the coding sequence ATGGTCTGGCAGTTTGCTTCCCGTTACTTCAGGGCTAAAAAATCGACCAATGCCATCAATATCATTGCCTGGGTAAGTGTGGCTGCCATTGCGATAGGAACAGGCGCGCTGATTGTAATTTTAAGCGTGTTCAACGGATTTGAGGGCCTTGTTAAATCCCTGTATTCTTCTTTTTACCCTGCAATCAAGGTGGCCCCGGCCACGGGCAAAACGATTTTGTTATCGCCTGCACAACTGCAGGCTATCGGTCGTACGCCCGGAGTGGCTGGTTATTCTGAAGTAGTGGAGGAAAAAGCGGTGTTGCGTTACGGAGATGAGCCCACTATTGCCATCCTGAAGGGGGTAGACAGTAATTACAACATAGTAACGGATGTTAAAAGCAATATCGTCCGGGGGCGTTTTGATATAGGAGATGAAACGGCTTACCGGGCAGTAATGGGACTGGAGCTGGAAGGTGCATTGGGTGTAGACGTGGTGCATAGTCTGGCCCCGGTGACTGTTTATGTACCACGCAGAAAGGTGAATGCTTTTGTTACCCCGGAAGATGCTCTGAATAATGGGGTGCTTTACCCTGTTGGTACTTTTGCTATCCAGCAGGAATTTAACAGCAAATATGTTATTACCCATATCGATTTTCTGCGGAAGTTGCTGGAAATGGCGCCTAATGAAATGTCGGCACTGGAAGTGGCTGCCAGCCCGGGTACCGATCAGAATCTGCTGAAAAAACGGCTGCAGCAGCTGCTGGGTGGGCAGTACAAGGTACAAACCCGGTATGAACAGAACCAGTCACTCTACGCGATTATGCAGACAGAAAAATGGGCAGTGTATGTGATCCTCAGTTTTATTATGATCATTGCCGCTTTTAACATGATCGGGTCTTTATATATGCTGGTTATAGAGAAAGAGAAGGATATTACCATCCTGAAAGCAATGGGTGCCCGTAAGTCGCTGGTTATGAGGATATTTTTGGCTGAAGGGTTGATTATAGCGGGTATCGGGACCTTGTTGGGTTTTGTATTAGGGGGTGGTTTCTGTCTGATTCAACAGCATTTTGGTATTATCAAACTGGAGGGGACTTCCTTTCTGGTAGATGCTTATCCTGTGAGCATGCACCTGGCTGATTTTGGGCTGGTGTTTATTACCATTCTGGTGATTGGTCTGGCGGCTAGCTGGTATCCTGCGAGAAGAGCGGCGGAGGAAGCTATTACGTTAAAGGCTACTTGA
- a CDS encoding TraR/DksA C4-type zinc finger protein encodes MATKKKVASKSTQKVAQSIKAVAQKVTTAKKAAQPAPAKKAAPAASKKAAAKKAVEKPAASKAVAQAAAKKTAATPKKAPVNSKTSSVPKVAVPAKTTVKKEPAVKQQVVTKSVAAEKEKPLISKSEEKELKTMAVKKADTKEQVAKEKESTKKAAEKPAVKAEKSAKSEKSEKPEKTEKPEKAEKAEKTEKTEKKGGKPAQVAYQPEFTKSVLDQPEPSAGPLYRYSDADLQEFRELIQKKLEFAKKELVYLQGLITRRDEAGTDDTENKYMSMEDGSGSQEREQLNQMASRQIQFIDHLEKAMVRIENKTYGICRVTGKLIDKARLRAVPHATLSIEAKLAKSK; translated from the coding sequence ATGGCAACAAAAAAGAAGGTTGCTAGTAAATCGACCCAAAAGGTAGCTCAGTCAATTAAAGCTGTAGCCCAGAAGGTGACGACTGCAAAAAAGGCCGCCCAACCTGCCCCAGCCAAAAAGGCTGCGCCCGCTGCTTCTAAAAAAGCAGCCGCCAAAAAAGCAGTGGAGAAGCCAGCAGCTAGCAAAGCCGTTGCCCAGGCCGCAGCCAAAAAAACTGCCGCTACCCCCAAAAAGGCTCCTGTAAACAGTAAAACATCGTCCGTCCCGAAAGTTGCTGTACCTGCAAAAACGACCGTTAAAAAAGAGCCTGCTGTAAAGCAGCAAGTGGTCACTAAAAGTGTTGCCGCAGAAAAAGAGAAACCATTAATTTCTAAGTCAGAAGAAAAAGAACTTAAAACAATGGCAGTAAAGAAAGCAGATACTAAGGAACAAGTTGCTAAGGAAAAAGAATCCACTAAAAAAGCAGCCGAAAAACCTGCGGTAAAAGCAGAAAAATCAGCTAAATCCGAGAAGTCCGAGAAGCCCGAGAAAACAGAAAAACCGGAAAAGGCTGAAAAAGCTGAGAAAACCGAAAAAACAGAGAAAAAAGGTGGAAAACCTGCCCAGGTAGCTTACCAGCCTGAATTTACCAAATCAGTGCTGGACCAGCCAGAACCATCTGCAGGCCCCCTCTACAGATATAGTGATGCAGATTTACAGGAGTTCAGGGAACTGATCCAGAAAAAACTGGAGTTCGCTAAAAAAGAACTGGTGTATCTGCAAGGACTTATCACCCGCAGAGATGAAGCGGGTACCGATGATACCGAAAACAAATACATGAGCATGGAAGATGGCAGTGGCTCCCAGGAAAGAGAACAACTCAATCAGATGGCCAGCCGTCAGATCCAGTTCATCGATCACCTGGAAAAAGCCATGGTACGCATCGAAAACAAAACTTACGGTATTTGCCGCGTAACCGGTAAACTGATCGATAAAGCTCGTCTCAGAGCTGTTCCTCACGCTACTTTAAGTATTGAAGCCAAACTGGCAAAAAGTAAATAA
- a CDS encoding glycosyltransferase codes for MISIVIPVLNEGATIRQVIKTVKKTSRKIEIIVVDDNSTDNTVEEAMKEDVRVITSSQRGKGISMREGMMAAKHEIIAYVDGDILTYPDNIVELLTGPIERDEADFVKSYFERQAGRVTQLVAKPLLSILYPDLAHFQQPLSGMIAGRKSLLSSVQFENDYGVDIGLLIDMHHLGARIVEANIGKVENAMQTWEQLSKMSREVSRTILRKAENIPQENLETLGNINLIREQMEYSILESIDKMQKMVILNLDHAVFTQNYFQWAAIAFDQEEALQKILAEETDTATRLHQIAALFEGRNIAELLEVADAIPLVPGIREVVQELKKRGYACGLITDGFGMVARHIKNKLGMDFVLANKLHLVNSVATGELTIPDYFLQDGEYRKSAILPYVASQYKIHTQNIIYVGDGKQDTQLLMEAGIGVAFCPQYQRAYVEKVADKIITGLSLAPLLDIAPASQQKKFGIRLPAISKKQARNIGIGSLVGLAGAGLVYFAMRQMRSKQKERC; via the coding sequence ATGATTTCTATCGTAATTCCTGTATTAAACGAAGGGGCAACCATACGCCAGGTAATAAAAACCGTTAAAAAAACAAGCCGCAAAATTGAGATTATTGTGGTGGACGATAATTCTACTGACAACACAGTAGAAGAGGCCATGAAGGAGGATGTAAGAGTCATTACCAGTAGCCAGCGCGGCAAAGGCATCTCCATGCGGGAAGGCATGATGGCCGCCAAACATGAAATTATCGCTTATGTAGACGGTGATATTCTAACTTATCCGGATAATATTGTAGAGCTGTTGACCGGTCCGATCGAGCGCGATGAAGCTGACTTTGTCAAATCCTACTTTGAAAGACAAGCGGGCAGGGTCACACAATTGGTGGCCAAACCACTGTTGAGCATCCTGTATCCGGATCTCGCCCATTTTCAGCAGCCACTCAGCGGAATGATTGCCGGCCGCAAATCACTTCTCTCCAGCGTACAATTCGAAAATGATTATGGGGTAGACATTGGTTTGCTGATTGACATGCACCACCTGGGTGCGCGTATTGTGGAAGCCAATATCGGCAAAGTGGAAAACGCAATGCAGACCTGGGAACAGCTTAGTAAAATGTCGCGGGAAGTATCCCGCACCATCCTGCGCAAAGCAGAAAATATCCCGCAGGAAAACCTGGAAACACTGGGTAATATCAACCTGATCAGGGAACAGATGGAATACTCCATCCTGGAGTCTATCGACAAAATGCAGAAGATGGTTATCCTCAACCTGGACCATGCTGTATTTACACAAAACTATTTTCAGTGGGCTGCCATTGCTTTTGATCAGGAGGAAGCTCTGCAGAAAATTTTAGCAGAGGAAACGGACACGGCTACACGCTTACATCAAATAGCTGCGCTTTTTGAAGGCCGCAATATTGCGGAACTACTGGAAGTAGCAGATGCTATTCCGCTGGTACCGGGCATCCGCGAGGTAGTGCAGGAACTGAAGAAAAGAGGGTATGCCTGTGGACTGATCACCGATGGATTCGGAATGGTAGCCCGGCACATTAAAAACAAACTGGGGATGGATTTCGTACTGGCCAACAAGTTACACCTGGTCAACAGTGTTGCTACCGGTGAACTAACGATACCGGATTATTTCCTGCAGGACGGTGAATATCGTAAAAGTGCCATCCTGCCTTATGTTGCGTCACAATACAAGATCCACACGCAGAACATTATTTACGTAGGCGACGGCAAACAGGACACCCAACTATTAATGGAAGCCGGTATTGGTGTTGCGTTTTGTCCACAGTATCAACGGGCATATGTAGAAAAGGTTGCCGACAAAATCATTACAGGCTTGTCATTAGCACCACTGCTGGATATTGCGCCTGCAAGCCAGCAGAAAAAGTTTGGTATCAGATTGCCGGCTATCAGTAAGAAACAGGCCAGAAACATTGGTATTGGTAGTCTGGTAGGACTGGCAGGAGCGGGGTTAGTATATTTTGCCATGCGTCAGATGCGCAGTAAACAAAAAGAACGTTGTTAA
- a CDS encoding ABC transporter ATP-binding protein, translated as MKTFKRLLGYATPLHHYIPEYVIYTIIGIVFGMVNFAMLIPLLNVIFNQVSNTPEILPRPSFSLTITYFIDLFNYYFNYFIRSSGSKESALYFVCAVIGVCITIANLGRYMSGRVVTRMKMTMLSRLRTDIYKKYTEQSLGYYSEKQKGDLLSVMTNDVQEVEGSVVNSIQVLLRDPFIIIGYFAALFYLSVKLTLFTIIFFPISGALISYISKKLKQKGWFSQELLGKILNVSEETLGGIRIIQSFTAAVFMQKKFGDVNHRFVKVSKSMFNQRELASPVSEILGVMVVIVLVIYGGTLVLHGSDLLTGATFMTYLVFYSQIMQPAKNISTAITTMQRGMVASERIFNIVDAPVAIQEKPNAKAIHAFDDKIEYDHISFKYDQHYVLKDVKLTIPKGQMIALVGRSGAGKSTMADVLPRFYDVNEGAIRIDGTDIRDLRLNDLRSLIGIVSQEAVLFNDTVFNNIAFGHPEADREAVIHAAKIANAHEFIEQLENGYDTPIGDRGLKLSGGQRQRLTIARAIFKNPPILILDEATSALDTESEKLVQSALDQLMQNRTTIVIAHRLSTIQHANEIIVMDQGEIKERGTHEDLLTHEGIYQKLVEMQEFK; from the coding sequence ATGAAGACTTTCAAGCGATTACTGGGATATGCCACCCCCCTGCACCATTATATTCCGGAATATGTGATTTATACCATCATCGGTATCGTTTTTGGCATGGTCAATTTCGCCATGCTGATCCCGTTGCTGAACGTCATATTCAACCAGGTATCCAACACACCGGAAATATTGCCCCGTCCGTCTTTTTCCTTGACCATCACCTACTTTATCGATCTTTTTAATTACTATTTCAATTATTTCATCCGCAGCAGCGGCTCCAAAGAAAGTGCACTGTACTTCGTTTGTGCTGTCATTGGTGTATGTATCACCATCGCCAACCTCGGACGCTACATGAGCGGCCGCGTGGTGACCCGGATGAAAATGACCATGCTCTCCCGGCTCAGGACCGATATCTATAAAAAATATACTGAACAGTCCCTGGGCTATTACAGCGAAAAACAGAAAGGCGATCTGCTCTCTGTTATGACCAACGATGTACAGGAAGTAGAAGGCTCCGTGGTAAACTCCATCCAGGTGTTATTACGCGATCCTTTTATTATTATCGGTTACTTCGCGGCACTCTTTTACCTCTCCGTTAAACTGACCCTGTTCACCATCATATTTTTCCCTATATCCGGCGCACTGATTTCCTACATTTCCAAGAAACTGAAACAGAAAGGATGGTTCAGCCAGGAGCTGCTGGGCAAGATCCTGAATGTATCAGAAGAAACACTGGGAGGTATTCGTATCATACAATCCTTTACTGCCGCCGTTTTTATGCAGAAAAAATTTGGTGACGTAAACCATCGTTTTGTTAAAGTCAGCAAATCCATGTTCAACCAGCGGGAACTGGCTTCCCCGGTATCTGAGATCCTGGGGGTGATGGTGGTGATTGTACTGGTGATCTATGGTGGCACCCTGGTACTGCATGGCAGCGATCTGCTCACCGGCGCCACTTTCATGACCTACCTGGTTTTTTATTCCCAGATCATGCAGCCGGCGAAAAACATTTCTACCGCCATCACTACCATGCAACGTGGCATGGTGGCCAGCGAGCGTATCTTTAATATTGTCGATGCACCAGTGGCTATTCAGGAAAAACCCAATGCCAAAGCCATCCATGCTTTCGATGATAAAATTGAATATGATCATATTTCCTTTAAATATGACCAGCATTATGTGCTGAAAGATGTGAAGCTAACCATTCCCAAAGGCCAGATGATTGCATTGGTAGGCCGCAGTGGCGCCGGTAAATCAACGATGGCCGATGTGCTGCCCCGTTTCTATGATGTCAACGAAGGAGCTATTCGTATAGACGGCACCGATATACGCGACCTCCGGCTGAATGATCTGCGTTCACTGATAGGAATCGTATCACAGGAGGCTGTATTGTTTAATGATACTGTGTTTAACAACATTGCTTTCGGACATCCGGAAGCAGACCGGGAAGCCGTGATCCATGCTGCAAAGATTGCCAACGCACATGAATTTATTGAACAGCTGGAAAACGGATACGATACTCCAATAGGAGACCGCGGCCTCAAACTGAGCGGTGGCCAGCGTCAGCGCCTTACCATTGCCAGGGCCATCTTTAAAAACCCTCCCATCCTGATACTGGACGAAGCTACTTCCGCACTCGATACTGAATCCGAAAAACTGGTGCAGTCCGCTCTCGATCAACTGATGCAAAACCGTACCACCATTGTGATTGCACACCGTTTGAGCACGATCCAGCATGCCAACGAAATCATCGTGATGGACCAGGGTGAAATAAAAGAAAGAGGCACCCATGAAGACCTGCTTACCCACGAAGGCATCTACCAAAAACTGGTGGAAATGCAGGAGTTTAAATAA